The genomic interval CTATTGCAGGTTTCTTCCACTACAACGTTGGTTGTCATAATTACCATCAAAAGTGCTCTGGCATTGGGGATTCATCCTGGACGAGAGGCATTTGCCATGATCAAGGCCAGCAGCCCTATCCTGATGCCGGACAATGATCATATCCGTACTTCAGCCCGCAATCGTCTGCCGGGTACGGTTGTGTCCGTTGAGCCAGGTGCGATCAATTCAGAAGTCGTAATGGATATTGGCAACGGAAAAACATTGGTAACCATCATCACCAATGACAGCGCTGAATCGATGGATTTTAAACCGGGGGAACGAGTATGTGCGTTGATCAAGTCATCGCAGATCATTCTTGGTGTCGAATAAGTTCCATCCGTTATCGTCAAGACGAGCCTTTTTTGCAATGAGGAAAGATACATGAAGTGTTTGTGGTTAAGAGCTTTGATATCGATTGTTTCGTATTTGTCCGTAAGTGCCTGGGCGGCGGAAACCAAGGTGGCCGTTGCAGCCAATTTTACCGAAACGGCCAAAGAAATAGCCGCTGCGTTCAGTCGTGAGACCGGGCATGTCTCAGTGTTGAGCTTTGGCTCCACTGGTAAGTTATACGCACAGATTGCCAATGGTGCGCCTTTTGAAGTATTTCTCGCCGCTGATGATGCTCGACCGGCGAAGGCTGAGGAGGCCGGGCTGGCGGTGAAAGGCTCTCGCTTCACCTATGCCAAGGGTAAAATCGTGTTGTACAGCACTGACACTTCATTGATCGATGCCGATGGTAAAGTACTCGGACAGCCTGAAAAATTTAACAAGCTGGCGATTGCCAATCCTAAAACCGCTCCCTATGGGGCCGCAGCGGTGGCAACGATGAATGCTATGGGCGTTTATGACTTGATTTCAGGCAAGCTGGTTCAGGGAGATAGCATTGCCCAGACTTATCAGTTTGTCGCGACCAAAAATGCTGAGCTGGGTTTTGTCGCGCTGTCGCAGGTGGTGGATCAGGATGGCGGATCCCGCTGGATAGTACCGGAGAATCTGTATCATCCAATTCGACAGGATGCGGTGTTATTAAGCAATGCTGCAGACAGCGAGGCCGCCAAAGCATTTATGCAGTTTTTAAAAAGTGACATCGCCCGCAATATTATCGAGTCATACGGTTACGGCCTGGAATAACCGCTTATGTGGGAGCCTATTTATCTGACAATTAAACTGGCCAGTATCGTGACGCTGATTTTAATGGTTATCGGCACTGCGATCGCATGGTGGTTGGCCCGTTCGCAGGTTTGGTGGAAGGAGGTCATTGGTGCCACTGTGTCTCTGCCATTGGTGCTGCCGCCAACGGTGCTTGGTTTTTATCTGTTGTTGCTGATGGGGCCGGAAGGACCCGTCGGGCGGGTTGTCAAAGAAGTGTTCGGTCATAGCCTGCCATTCACGTTCGGAGGGCTGGTCATTGGTTCGGTCATTTATTCATTGCCATTTGTCGTGCAGCCGATTCGCAATGCGTTTGAAGCCATGGGAGACCGCCCTTTGGAAGTGGCGGCAACGCTCCGGGCTTCTCCATGGGACAGTTTTTTTTCTGTTGCTTTGCCTTTGGCCAGGCCAGGATTATTAACCGGTGCCATACTTGGTTTTGCTCATACCGTTGGCGAGTTTGGAGTGGTGCTTATGATAGGTGGCAATATTCCGGGCGAAACCAAAGTTCTGTCCATTGCAATTTATGATTATGTCGAAACACTGGAATGGCAGAAAGCGCATTGGCTGGCTGCCGGTATGCTGGTGTTTTCATTTCTGGTGATCTTATCCATGATGTTGGTTGAAAAACGCTTACGGAAGCGCTTGATATGACGGTACAGGCCTGTTTTTCCGGAACACAAGGACATTTTGTTCTGGATGCTGCGTTTGAATTTCCCGTTCGTGGAGTGACTGCGTTATTTGGTCCGTCCGGTTGTGGCAAAACCACATTGTTACGTTGTATGGCCGGGCTCAATTATCTGCCTCAGGGACGGTTCACCATCGCTGGCGAAGTATGGCAGGACGAGCAGGTTTTTTTGAAACCATATCAGCGTTCAGTCGGTTATGTATTTCAGGAAGCCAGTCTGTTTCCACACTTGTCGGTCAGAGAGAATCTTTTGTATGGCGCCAGACGTTGTCAAACAAATACCCCGTATCCCATCGACTTCGATGAGCTGGTGTCGCTATTGGGTATTTTACCTTTATTAGACCGATCTCCCGCCAGGTTGTCCGGGGGCGAACGACAGCGTATTGCCATTGGTCGGGCATTATTGACACAACCTAGAATTCTGTTAATGGATGAACCATTGTCAGCTCTTGATCACCAGAGTAAACAGGATATTTTGCCGTATTTGGAGCGTTTGCATGAGCGCCTTTCGATACCGGTTGTGTATGTAACCCATGCGATTGAGGAAGTCGCCAGGCTGGCGGATCACATTGTTCTGTTAGAACAGGGTAAGGTGCAGGCTGCCGGAAATATTACAGAGACTTTATCCCGACTGGACTTCAATATCCGCCAGGATGAACATGCTGCAGTGGTTTTGCCGGCAACTATTGTTGAACAGGATAAACGTTGGCATCTGGCCCGGGCAAAATTTGTTGGTGGCAGTTTGTGGGTTCGTGGTCACGGTTTGCAGCTGAATCAGTCCATTCGTCTGCGTGTACTGGCCCGGGATGTCAGTATTGGTTTGCATCCTATCGATCAGGTCAGTATTCAAAATCGGTTGCCGGCGACGATAACGGAATTGGCTGTTTCTGATGATCCTGCGGTGATGCTGCTACGTCTGAATGTAGACGGAAGTCCGTTGCTGGCCAGATTGACGTCTCGCTCTGCTCATGAGTTAAGGCTGGAAGCCGGTCAGCGTATCTGGGCCCAGATCAAGTCCGTCGCCGTGTTGGAATGATAACTAAGGTTAATAACGCCTAAACATGGTTTCAGATAAAGTTGCAGTGGCCATGGTTATTGGTTAGCGTGGCATGTTTCTGAATCAGGCCGTTGTGTTATCGGGAGTCATCCATGAAAGTATTTAAACCTTTGCTACTGCTTGCTGCTCTGCTTGGAATGGGAGGGTATACGCAGGCATCTGGCCAGTTAAAGCCGTTTGGTGAGTTTGGTTTTATCGGTCCATATGGCGTGGGCATTGGTGCCGGCGCGTTTTATGATAAGCCGGAGATGATTCAATACATTAAAGGATTCTGGGGCGGTGCCGCATTATTGTTGGATGATGAAACTGATAATGGTTATGGAAACTACACTGAAAGCGTGCTGGATTTTCATGGTGGCATCTCTTTTGACAGCCGCCAAATTCCTGGTTTGGATCAGGTGGAAAAATTAACATTATTTACAGGTTTATCTGTAGCCTTTCGCGATTATGAACACCAAGGTGAAAATCGGAGCCGGACAATGTTTGGACCAGTTGTTGGTGCGGTGTATGAAGTATCGCAACACTGGACTCTAGGCGGTATGTTGTCCACTAC from Gynuella sunshinyii YC6258 carries:
- the modA gene encoding molybdate ABC transporter substrate-binding protein, translating into MKCLWLRALISIVSYLSVSAWAAETKVAVAANFTETAKEIAAAFSRETGHVSVLSFGSTGKLYAQIANGAPFEVFLAADDARPAKAEEAGLAVKGSRFTYAKGKIVLYSTDTSLIDADGKVLGQPEKFNKLAIANPKTAPYGAAAVATMNAMGVYDLISGKLVQGDSIAQTYQFVATKNAELGFVALSQVVDQDGGSRWIVPENLYHPIRQDAVLLSNAADSEAAKAFMQFLKSDIARNIIESYGYGLE
- the modB gene encoding molybdate ABC transporter permease subunit — translated: MWEPIYLTIKLASIVTLILMVIGTAIAWWLARSQVWWKEVIGATVSLPLVLPPTVLGFYLLLLMGPEGPVGRVVKEVFGHSLPFTFGGLVIGSVIYSLPFVVQPIRNAFEAMGDRPLEVAATLRASPWDSFFSVALPLARPGLLTGAILGFAHTVGEFGVVLMIGGNIPGETKVLSIAIYDYVETLEWQKAHWLAAGMLVFSFLVILSMMLVEKRLRKRLI
- the modC gene encoding molybdenum ABC transporter ATP-binding protein → MTVQACFSGTQGHFVLDAAFEFPVRGVTALFGPSGCGKTTLLRCMAGLNYLPQGRFTIAGEVWQDEQVFLKPYQRSVGYVFQEASLFPHLSVRENLLYGARRCQTNTPYPIDFDELVSLLGILPLLDRSPARLSGGERQRIAIGRALLTQPRILLMDEPLSALDHQSKQDILPYLERLHERLSIPVVYVTHAIEEVARLADHIVLLEQGKVQAAGNITETLSRLDFNIRQDEHAAVVLPATIVEQDKRWHLARAKFVGGSLWVRGHGLQLNQSIRLRVLARDVSIGLHPIDQVSIQNRLPATITELAVSDDPAVMLLRLNVDGSPLLARLTSRSAHELRLEAGQRIWAQIKSVAVLE